The Macrobrachium nipponense isolate FS-2020 chromosome 13, ASM1510439v2, whole genome shotgun sequence genome has a window encoding:
- the LOC135225246 gene encoding uncharacterized protein LOC135225246, whose protein sequence is MDRSEQPMGLGAVAPEVSSGGNNKGDLSNKEILQTLISCSLKSLMPKQDMAKFDGDYTKYFRFIRSFDDIFSSQLTNDKERLRYLDLYTTGRPNEIVAACLHLDASEGYRQARKLLEERYGNLEQIATAYVDKVIKWKDMGENNAEDFDEYAVMLKTCRNAISCVPYGVAELQNQKTMRLILSKFPSSVRDRWCRVADKIISEKKQTIQFDDLVSFIEGQARFLKNPLFGRHLFESGKRGVTPGLGEGSAPSKSQGLTSARKVSCNKIGEAPLSCWHCKGPHIIDECDQIAKMEHEDKLNTIKELRLCFSCLRNGHMSQYCRYRKRCNVCNKSHPTLLHRHQEAEVVEPESANRALVVQGEGTHDKIAMFRAVKGGSAGTGMSVVPIRVRSREGREVVTRAFLDNGSSTCFCSEALMKTLGCTEMQDVKVNVENINGTGEIACSLVSGVSVLDYEGKNCITLPPVLSTSHIPIDECDVIRAGDLERWPHLREIDIPDVDAEVGLLIGNNVPHLLEPREVINSTHLHEPHAIRTLLGWAVCGAKDKRCQEHINRIQVTSRHLELDRMLVEDYNRDFQDMASPKREMSAEDKKWLDLIQKGVRTVEGGL, encoded by the coding sequence ATGGACAGGAGTGAACAACCCATGGGCTTGGGTGCAGTAGCGCCTGAAGTCAGCTCAGGTGGAAATAACAAAGGGGACTTAAGTAATAAGGAAATCTTGCAGACATTAATCTCTTGCAGCCTCAAAAGCTTGATGCCCAAGCAGGATATGGCTAAGTTTGATGGAGATTATACAAAGTACTTTAGGTTCATCCGCTCATTCGATGACATATTTAGCAGCCAGTTGACAAATGATAAGGAAAGGCTGAGGTATCTAGATTTATACACAACAGGTAGGCCAAATGAGATAGTGGCAGCTTGCCTCCACTTAGATGCTTCAGAGGGCTATAGGCAAGCGAGAAAATTGCTGGAGGAGCGATACGGCAACCTTGAGCAAATAGCCACCGCATACGTGGATAAGGTAATCAAATGGAAGGACATGGGGGAGAATAATGCAGAGGACTTTGATGAGTATGCGGTGATGCTAAAAACCTGCAGAAATGCAATTTCGTGCGTCCCTTACGGTGTCGCCGAATTGCAGAACCAAAAAACAATGAGGTTGATCCTGAGCAAATTCCCATCTAGTGTGCGGGACCGATGGTGTAGAGTTGCTGACAAGATAATTAGTGAGAAGAAGCAGACCATACAGTTCGATGATTTAGTTAGTTTCATTGAAGGGCAGGCTAGGTTCTTAAAAAATCCCTTGTTTGGGCGCCACCTGTTCGAGAGTGGTAAAAGGGGGGTCACCCCTGGGTTAGGAGAGGGTTCGGCACCAAGCAAATCACAGGGTTTAACGAGTGCAAGGAAGGTTTCATGTAACAAAATTGGGGAGGCTCCACTTTCATGTTGGCACTGTAAGGGACCACATATAATAGATGAATGCGACCAAATAGCTAAAATGGAGCATGAGGACAAACTAAACACCATTAAGGAATTGAGGCTTTGTTTTAGTTGTTTGAGAAATGGTCATATGTCCCAatattgcagatacagaaaaAGGTGCAATGTGTGTAACAAAAGCCATCCAACTCTGTTGCACCGACACCAGGAAGCAGAAGTGGTGGAACCAGAGAGCGCAAATAGGGCCTTAGTGGTTCAGGGGGAAGGTACGCATGACAAAATTGCTATGTTCAGAGCAGTTAAGGGGGGTAGTGCTGGCACAGGGATGTCAGTTGTGCCCATAAGGGTTAGGtcaagggaaggaagggaggttGTGACGAGGGCCTTTTTGGACAATGGGAGTTCTACATGCTTTTGTTCAGAGGCATTAATGAAGACATTAGGTTGCACTGAGATGCAAGATGTAAAGGTAAATGTTGAAAACATTAATGGAACAGGGGAAATTGCATGTAGCCTAGTCTCAGGAGTGTCAGTATTAGACTATGAGGGTAAGAATTGCATTACACTCCCCCCAGTGTTGAGCACCTCCCACATACCTATCGATGAGTGTGATGTGATCAGGGCCGGTGATCTGGAACGCTGGCCACATCTGCGAGAAATAGATATCCCAGATGTGGATGCCGAAGTGGGATTACTGATTGGGAACAATGTTCCTCACTTACTTGAGCCGAGGGAAGTCATTAACTCAACCCACCTCCATGAGCCACATGCCATACGAACATTATTGGGCTGGGCAGTCTGTGGGGCAAAGGACAAGAGGTGTCAAGAGCACATCAATAGGATCCAAGTAACAAGCAGGCATTTGGAGTTGGACCGCATGCTGGTGGAAGATTATAATAGAGACTTCCAGGACATGGCATCTCCTAAAAGGGAAATGTCCGCAGAAGATAAGAAATGGCTAGATCTAATTCAAAAGGGGGTTAGAACTGTAGAGGGGGGTTTATGA
- the LOC135225244 gene encoding uncharacterized protein LOC135225244, with product MVIGWESATLIQLHLFLDASIMALGVVAYLRVTDQLGNVSCRFIMGKARVAPLKDVSVPRLELSAAVLAVRLGTTILATIDFKVDEVYYWTDSTTVLRYIRNDQARYKTFVANRVSMIREGSDQNEWRYVNSEWNPAEDASRSKQSERWRTGPGFLLKEECFWPAEPAHMSNSVEGLEVRREIGPKRAQDC from the coding sequence ATGGTTATTGGGTGGGAGTCAGCTACCCTAATACAGCTGCATCTGTTCTTGGATGCAAGCATCATGGCTTTAGGAGTAGTGGCATACTTGCGGGTCACAGATCAGTTGGGAAATGTATCATGTAGATTCATTATGGGAAAGGCAAGGGTAGCGCCCTTGAAGGATGTTTCAGTACCCCGCCTAGAGCTTAGTGCAGCTGTACTAGCCGTAAGACTTGGAACCACAATTCTGGCCACGATAGATTTCAAGGTAGACGAGGTCTATTATTGGACAGATTCAACAACTGTCTTGCGTTATATTCGGAATGATCAAGCGAGGTACAAAACATTCGTTGCAAACCGCGTCTCTATGATAAGGGAAGGTAGTGATCAGAATGAGTGGAGGTACGTTAACTCTGAATGGAACCCGGCAGAAGATGCATCACGCTCCAAGCAGTCTGAAAGGTGGAGAACAGGGCCGGGTTTTTTGCTGAAGGAGGAGTGTTTTTGGCCAGCAGAGCCAGCCCACATGTCCAACAGTGTGGAAGGACTAGAAGTTAGGCGTGAGATAGGTCCCAAAAGGGCACAAGACTGCTAA
- the LOC135225243 gene encoding uncharacterized protein LOC135225243, which translates to MYVLGLMREKFLVVKGNAAVRHVLGKCIKCRRVHGKVIEQQMADLPPDRMESRKPPFYRTGVDLFGPFFMKRGRAQIKHWGVIFTCLNMRAIHLEVASNLTSDSFISAFRRFLARRGQVRTIKCDCGTNFVGLRKVLDSSYEFLGENKVEATVNSRPLTIVTSDSRDPAPLTPNKLLNMGESPAGCDVATGSYSKQRWKQVQHMAEQFWARWKREYLSGLQQRQKWFKERRNVRVGDIVLMVNESAARCHWPLARVVQTKAGKDGLVRTVTVRREGKDYDRPLSKLVLILEEEQDLVDNAKR; encoded by the exons ATGTATGTTCTGGGTCTAATGAGGGAAAAATTTTTGGTGGTTAAGGGCAATGCAGCGGTGAGGCATGTGCTAGGGAAATGCATCAAGTGTCGCAGGGTACATGGAAAGGTAATTGAACAGCAAATGGCCGATCTACCACCTGATCGCATGGAGTCAAGGAAACCACCCTTCTATCGCACCGGGGTGGACCTTTTTGGGCCATTCTTCATGAAAAGGGGCAGAGCGCAGATAAAGCACTGGGGAGTTATATTCACCTGCTTGAACATGAGGGCCATACACTTGGAAGTAGCGTCAAATCTCACATCAGACTCATTCATTAGTGCCTTCAGAAGGTTTTTGGCTCGTCGTGGACAGGTTAGGACGATTAAATGCGACTGCGGCACTAATTTTGTGGGATTACGGAAGGTTCTCGACTCCAGTTATGAGTTCTTGGGAGAAAACAAG GTGGAAGCAACAGTTAATAGTAGGCCCCTTACCATTGTCACCTCAGACAGTAGAGACCCAGCTCCGCTCACACCAAACAAGCTTTTAAACATGGGAGAGTCACCCGCAGGGTGCGATGTTGCAACAGGTAGCTACTCTAAGCAGAGATGGAAGCAAGTGCAGCACATGGCCGAGCAGTTCTGGGCACGTTGGAAACGCGAATACCTGTCGGGGTTACAACAGCGACAGAAGTGGTTCAAGGAACGACGAAACGTCAGGGTGGGAGACATAGTCCTTATGGTCAATGAAAGTGCAGCACGCTGCCATTGGCCACTGGCTCGAGTAGTACAGACTAAAGCAGGGAAAGATGGATTGGTTAGGACGGTGACTGTCAGAAGGGAGGGCAAGGATTATGACAGACCACTGtcgaaacttgttttaattctggaggaagagcagGACCTAGTGGACAACGCCAAGCGATAG
- the LOC135225245 gene encoding uncharacterized protein LOC135225245, translated as MMNSLLGVLVKFRGGLFAHSGDINTMFYQVRVPEHQRDYLRFFWWENSFNEEPTEFRMAVHLFGACSSPSIANFVLKQTASDFGNGFSKVARDTVANNFYVDDCLRAEDRQDALLGNLLKVKELCEKGRFTLTKFSSSCVEVLSSIPREWYGKGISGFIDGSGPNKTKALGVQWDLATDELGVQADLVSVQRTKRSLLSAIASIYDPLGLLAHFN; from the coding sequence ATGATGAACTCTTTGCTGGGTGTGTTGGTTAAGTTTAGGGGAGGTCTGTTTGCCCATTCAGGGGATATAAATACAATGTTTTACCAGGTACGGGTACCAGAACATCAGCGGGACTACCTCAGGTTCTTTTGGTGGGAAAATAGTTTCAATGAGGAGCCAACTGAGTTTAGAATGGCTGTACATCTGTTTGGGGCCTGTTCATCACCCAGCATTGCGAATTTTGTGCTGAAACAGACAGCAAGCGACTTTGGGAATGGGTTCTCCAAGGTAGCACGGGACACCGTTGCTAACAATTTCTATGTAGATGACTGTTTGAGAGCCGAGGATCGTCAAGATGCCTTGTTAGGTAATTTGTTAAAGGTTAAGGAGCTTTGCGAAAAAGGGAGATTTACATTGACGAAGTTCAGTAGCTCATGCGTGGAGGTTTTGTCATCCATCCCAAGGGAGTGGTACGGTAAGGGCATTTCAGGGTTCATAGATGGATCAGGGCCAAATAAGACAAAGGCATTGGGAGTACAGTGGGACTTGGCCACTGATGAATTGGGTGTCCAGGCAGATCTGGTTTCAGTTCAAAGGACTAAACGCAGCTTGTTGTCAGCCATAGCCTCGATTTACGACCCCCTCGGCCTATTGGCACATTTTAATTGA